A region of Toxorhynchites rutilus septentrionalis strain SRP chromosome 1, ASM2978413v1, whole genome shotgun sequence DNA encodes the following proteins:
- the LOC129777016 gene encoding protein THEM6-like, translating into MWWMILAMLYIAFDFNYFIRVAFTIATVACSNRNLKMTDTITTYGLCTTQDIDMFIDHMNNARFLRELDFTRFHWYGRTAFWSAIKPLGGSAVQSSAMIRYRKKLPLFRPFRIETRLAWWDDKSLYFEHKFVTLFDDFVRAIAFSKQGVTGCDVRLAEIMDGFEECRDKPEQLEELRLWSQANEVSSQKLRKER; encoded by the exons ATGTGGTGGATGATATTGGCGATGCTGTACATCGCGTTCGATTTTAATTACTTCATACGCGTCGCGTTCACGATCGCAACTGTCGCATGCTCGAATAGAAACCTTAAAATGACCGATACTATAACCACATATG GTCTTTGCACCACCCAGGACATCGATATGTTCATTGACCATATGAACAACGCGCGCTTCCTGCGCGAGCTGGATTTTACCCGCTTCCACTGGTACGGCCGGACCGCGTTCTGGTCGGCAATCAAACCACTAGGGGGATCGGCAGTGCAAAGTTCTGCGATGATCCGCTATCGCAAAAAGCTGCCACTGTTTCGGCCTTTCCGAATCGAAACTCGGCTGGCATGGTGGGATGATAAAAGTCTCTATTTCGAGCATAAATTCGTCACCCTTTTCGATGACTTCGTGCGTGCGATTGCCTTTTCGAAACAGGGTGTGACCGGGTGCGATGTGCGGCTGGCGGAGATTATGGATGGATTTGAAGAGTGCCGGGACAAACCCGAACAACTGGAGGAACTAAGACTTTGGTCGCAGGCCAACGAAGTGTCCAGCCAAAAATTGCGGAAGGAGCGATGA